GCAAACGGAGAGGTTGAACGACAAAATAGATCACTAATGAAAAGAATTCGCATTGCGCAAGCTGAAGGAAATGACTGGAAAAAAGAATTACGAGTGTACCTATTCGCATATCGTACAACCCCACATAGTGTTACCGGAGTGACACCAGCAGAAATGATGTGGAATAGAAAGTTGCGTACAAAATTGCCAGAATTAGATGACAATACAATAATGGACGAAGAAATTTCTGATCGTGATGCCGTGTCTAAATTAAAGAACAAACTGTACATTGATGAGAAGAGAGGTGCGAAGGAAAGTGATGTGTGTAAAGGAGATAAGGTTTTAGTGAAAGTGACACAGAGGGACAAGATGAGTACGCCATATCACACAGAACCATATGTAGTAATAGAGAAAAAAGGGAATAGTGTAGTGGTTGAATCACCACAGGGTGTAAGATACAAAAGGAATTCGACACATGTTCGATCCTATAATGAAAGAGTAAATGAAGCAAATGTTAACACAccaaatgataatttaaaacaaattgatacTAGTAAAGTTAATGGTAACAGTAAGATTGATAACACTGAACAGAATAAGCCAGTTGATACTGAGCAAAGTGACAAAATAACAAAGAGTAATGAAAATATGATAGTTAAAAGCAGACCAGTAAGAGAGAAGAGAAAACCCAAGAGGTTTGATGATTTTTAAAGTGTAAAATTAAGAAGTCATATTTATGAgttatgttaatttttaaagttcACCAGAAGTTGAGATTTCG
This genomic stretch from Antedon mediterranea chromosome 11, ecAntMedi1.1, whole genome shotgun sequence harbors:
- the LOC140063108 gene encoding uncharacterized protein, with amino-acid sequence MKTITSEKIIDTLENMFVQHGIPKSITSDNGAQFVSNEFETYLKENGIRHRRVTPLHPAANGEVERQNRSLMKRIRIAQAEGNDWKKELRVYLFAYRTTPHSVTGVTPAEMMWNRKLRTKLPELDDNTIMDEEISDRDAVSKLKNKLYIDEKRGAKESDVCKGDKVLVKVTQRDKMSTPYHTEPYVVIEKKGNSVVVESPQGVRYKRNSTHVRSYNERVNEANVNTPNDNLKQIDTSKVNGNSKIDNTEQNKPVDTEQSDKITKSNENMIVKSRPVREKRKPKRFDDF